In the genome of Desulfitobacterium chlororespirans DSM 11544, one region contains:
- a CDS encoding SLC13 family permease, whose translation MSVQKREAGERSWQTILYYLNSLIVIALISGGWYFPVVEPLTPLGMRIIGIFTGVIYAWSTVGILWPALLGLIALGFTGYTTVPEAFQMGYGGDAFLFVFFMLIFAAMVDKAGVTEVIANWVVSRRFAGGRPWMLTLLILTAAYVVAALVSVTPAIIICWGILYKLCQVFGFTNKDHYPKLMIVGIVFAGLMGHAALPYKMMAVILTGVFTKQTGLQIDFMSFTILAAAIGYSAVLGYVGLCRFVFRPDVTPIAQSKFVYANTFKFNTYQKQVITLLGVLIILLFLPGILPGDLGLTRFLKKLGNTGIVVLLLAFVAFLRKKDSAHFVNFVALICEGIPWPSLFLLGTALPLAEAMTSEETGVKEVFMQLFSPVLNAHLSPELFVFLFIGISVVMTVFMGDVIVGLILVPLACTYAPVVGVSPGMLTVALCVSCLMGIVFPASSPLAALMHGNSEWVCSREIYQYTVPLAIVSPVIGALVCLTLGPLLF comes from the coding sequence ATGTCTGTGCAGAAAAGAGAAGCCGGGGAGAGATCATGGCAAACCATTCTTTATTATCTGAACAGCCTGATCGTGATTGCTCTGATTTCCGGAGGCTGGTATTTTCCGGTTGTTGAGCCTCTGACGCCGCTTGGCATGCGGATCATCGGTATCTTTACCGGGGTTATTTATGCCTGGTCCACGGTGGGGATCCTTTGGCCTGCTTTGCTGGGTTTGATCGCCCTGGGATTTACCGGATACACCACTGTACCGGAAGCGTTTCAAATGGGTTATGGCGGGGATGCATTTTTATTTGTGTTTTTTATGCTTATTTTCGCCGCTATGGTTGATAAGGCGGGAGTTACTGAAGTTATTGCCAATTGGGTGGTTTCCAGGCGGTTTGCCGGCGGGAGGCCCTGGATGCTTACACTTCTGATTCTGACTGCCGCCTATGTGGTGGCAGCTCTGGTCAGTGTTACGCCGGCCATTATTATCTGCTGGGGGATATTATATAAACTTTGTCAGGTTTTTGGCTTTACCAACAAAGATCACTATCCCAAGCTGATGATCGTGGGTATTGTCTTTGCCGGCCTGATGGGACATGCCGCTTTGCCTTATAAAATGATGGCTGTCATCTTGACCGGTGTCTTTACCAAACAAACCGGTCTGCAGATTGATTTTATGAGCTTTACCATTCTGGCGGCAGCCATCGGCTATTCGGCAGTGCTGGGCTATGTTGGCCTGTGCAGATTCGTCTTCAGACCGGATGTCACTCCCATAGCCCAAAGCAAATTTGTTTATGCCAATACATTCAAGTTTAACACGTATCAGAAACAGGTCATCACCCTATTGGGAGTACTGATTATACTGCTTTTTTTGCCCGGGATACTGCCCGGTGATCTGGGGTTGACGCGATTTCTCAAAAAACTGGGGAATACGGGAATCGTTGTGCTGTTATTGGCTTTTGTAGCTTTTCTCAGAAAAAAAGATTCGGCGCACTTTGTCAATTTCGTGGCATTGATTTGTGAGGGGATTCCCTGGCCAAGCCTGTTTTTATTGGGGACGGCGCTGCCTTTGGCGGAAGCGATGACCAGCGAAGAGACCGGAGTGAAAGAGGTTTTTATGCAACTCTTCAGTCCTGTTTTGAATGCCCACCTTAGTCCCGAATTATTTGTTTTTCTCTTCATAGGAATCTCTGTTGTCATGACCGTTTTTATGGGGGATGTCATCGTGGGTCTGATTTTAGTTCCTCTGGCCTGCACCTATGCCCCGGTGGTTGGCGTCAGCCCCGGGATGCTCACGGTAGCTCTATGCGTCTCCTGTCTGATGGGGATCGTGTTTCCGGCATCCAGTCCTTTGGCAGCTTTGATGCATGGGAACAGTGAATGGGTCTGTTCCAGGGAAATTTATCAATACACAGTTCCCCTGGCCATTGTATCCCCGGTGATTGGTGCCTTGGTTTGTCTGACTTTAGGCCCCTTGCTCTTTTAA